A single region of the Thermodesulfatator indicus DSM 15286 genome encodes:
- a CDS encoding OmpP1/FadL family transporter: protein MKKSLGLFLAILLLSVGNTCTWGAGFQLFNEGSARVMGLGAAVTARSDMVESAWYNPSAAAFFSGPEMLAGMALVKPSFTYKDKSGEEYEMVKHVHPLPFFYGIFPVNNRVSLSFSFNLPYGLATDWPNDWPGRYDADYTSLKTFFWVPSISFKLNDKLSIAVGAQLVYADAEMEKALLTTTGDVRSKLEGDDYASGWLAALTFKPWKHTTFGLIYRSKIDLDLDGKVTYQNVPPNPQFLYNSTLLPAQFINGKGEVLLTLPATFSFGVATTIVPRWILSADLLWSGWSAYEKLTYKFEYLPYLGIEGTKVDEKNWHDRWAIRLGAEYALKPQWKLRFGYVYDPSPIDDYTRGPELPTSDRHLFNIGVGYLKGNLELDAAYTYLIMEETSTPPAGSPGNEYGNLDGQYDGDTHIFSVDVRYKF from the coding sequence ATGAAAAAGAGTTTAGGTTTGTTTTTGGCTATTTTATTGTTATCTGTGGGCAATACTTGTACTTGGGGAGCAGGGTTTCAGCTTTTTAATGAAGGTTCTGCTCGGGTAATGGGTCTTGGAGCGGCGGTTACTGCCAGAAGCGACATGGTGGAATCTGCCTGGTACAACCCTTCAGCCGCAGCTTTCTTTTCTGGGCCAGAGATGCTGGCCGGAATGGCGCTGGTAAAACCTTCTTTTACTTATAAGGATAAATCTGGCGAAGAATACGAAATGGTAAAACACGTGCATCCTCTGCCATTTTTTTATGGAATTTTTCCGGTAAATAATAGAGTTTCTCTTTCTTTTTCTTTTAACCTTCCGTATGGGCTTGCAACTGATTGGCCTAATGATTGGCCAGGTAGATACGACGCTGATTATACCAGCCTTAAGACTTTTTTCTGGGTACCGAGTATTTCTTTTAAATTGAATGACAAGCTTTCAATAGCCGTTGGAGCCCAGCTAGTTTACGCCGATGCCGAAATGGAGAAAGCTCTCTTAACCACAACAGGAGACGTTAGATCAAAACTTGAAGGAGATGATTATGCCAGTGGCTGGCTGGCTGCCCTTACCTTTAAACCCTGGAAGCATACCACTTTTGGCCTTATTTATCGTTCCAAAATAGATCTGGATTTAGATGGAAAGGTAACCTATCAAAATGTACCTCCCAATCCTCAATTTTTATATAATAGCACGCTATTACCTGCTCAATTCATAAACGGTAAAGGAGAGGTACTTCTCACTTTACCGGCCACTTTTTCTTTTGGCGTGGCCACTACTATAGTTCCCCGCTGGATATTGAGTGCTGATCTCCTCTGGAGTGGCTGGTCTGCGTATGAAAAGCTAACTTACAAATTCGAATATTTACCATACCTTGGAATAGAGGGCACCAAAGTAGATGAAAAAAATTGGCATGATCGCTGGGCCATACGTTTAGGAGCTGAGTATGCCCTTAAGCCTCAATGGAAGCTACGCTTTGGCTACGTTTATGACCCTTCACCCATAGATGATTACACCCGCGGTCCCGAACTCCCCACTAGCGATCGCCATCTATTTAACATCGGTGTGGGATACCTGAAGGGCAACTTGGAATTAGACGCCGCCTATACTTATCTCATAATGGAAGAGACATCTACGCCACCGGCAGGCTCGCCTGGAAATGAATACGGAAATCTAGATGGTCAATATGATGGCGACACACACATATTCAGCGTAGATGTAAGATATAAATTCTAG